The Paenibacillus sp. MBLB1832 genome has a window encoding:
- a CDS encoding cache domain-containing sensor histidine kinase yields MFVKLRSSLQWKLVSLISVSIFFVITSIGSFSYYKSVQAINSDVERFSNQILKQANFNLSRYIDDNEHFFQNLGASDEFIRWASVQDGNEYTILKHFKEMNDRFIDPFIAYHPETLSIVFYSELGYQNVFRNSTQSNVLTPKYDFKEEPWGKLLSLSGKPERTVSVSSSYYNREGQLEKIPVISYAQKFIIGTKIAYMVLDLSLLPTQSILNEIELGNNGSTFIIDQQGSIISAPELNLIGSSVEASILESIGNASVGSHYMEKTKQMIVYRVIPNTSWRVLAMVPYNDLARSIIHIRYWTIGMMVIGVLIASILVILVASSITSRLKDLRRTIAKTRMGRLDIRMEVKGIDEVAELGGAYNHLLDRIDVSINQLAESRLMQQRAILSALQAQMNSHFLYNALESINSMAHLAGQMDIHETTIALSNMLRYTSNYQESLVMLNEEMNHVFDYICILKTMYRDEVQFTCQIEEGIKEARCLKAIVQPFVENSIKHGYEKTGEPMSVMITAAKVDARYICIIIEDNGSGFSPDKLIELRNHLRMDKPVKDVMELKRVGVLNVHYRLRTIYHDDMSGVSISNVDTGGARITVRFPYQTKEGIIL; encoded by the coding sequence ATGTTTGTGAAGCTGAGGAGCTCGCTGCAATGGAAGTTGGTCTCTTTGATATCGGTAAGTATCTTTTTTGTTATTACGTCCATCGGCAGCTTTAGCTATTATAAAAGCGTTCAAGCCATCAACTCTGATGTGGAAAGGTTCAGCAATCAAATCCTGAAGCAGGCTAATTTCAATTTAAGCCGATATATTGATGATAACGAGCACTTTTTCCAAAATTTAGGTGCAAGCGATGAATTTATACGATGGGCTAGCGTTCAAGACGGAAACGAGTATACAATTCTCAAGCATTTTAAGGAAATGAATGATCGATTTATTGATCCGTTCATTGCCTACCATCCAGAAACACTGTCAATCGTATTCTATAGTGAACTTGGTTATCAAAACGTATTTCGAAATAGCACGCAAAGTAATGTATTGACTCCCAAGTACGATTTCAAAGAGGAGCCATGGGGGAAACTTTTATCTTTATCTGGTAAACCAGAGCGTACAGTTTCAGTCAGTAGCTCTTATTATAACCGTGAAGGTCAATTAGAGAAGATTCCGGTGATTTCATATGCCCAAAAATTCATTATAGGTACCAAAATAGCCTATATGGTTTTGGATCTCTCGCTTCTTCCAACGCAATCTATTCTGAATGAAATTGAATTGGGCAATAACGGGAGCACGTTTATTATCGATCAGCAGGGAAGTATTATTTCAGCGCCTGAACTCAATCTCATCGGAAGTTCCGTAGAGGCGTCGATACTGGAGTCAATTGGTAACGCTTCCGTTGGCTCGCATTATATGGAAAAGACCAAACAAATGATTGTTTACAGGGTTATCCCCAACACTAGCTGGAGGGTGTTAGCGATGGTCCCTTATAACGATTTGGCACGAAGCATTATCCATATTAGATACTGGACCATTGGAATGATGGTTATTGGCGTTCTAATCGCCAGTATACTTGTCATTCTTGTGGCTTCCTCGATCACCAGTAGGTTAAAAGATTTGAGAAGGACCATAGCAAAGACGCGCATGGGAAGATTAGATATAAGGATGGAGGTTAAAGGTATTGATGAGGTGGCAGAACTCGGAGGAGCTTACAATCATCTGCTCGATCGCATCGATGTATCGATTAATCAGCTTGCTGAATCTAGATTAATGCAGCAACGTGCTATTTTATCGGCTTTGCAAGCACAAATGAATTCGCATTTTTTATATAATGCTTTGGAATCCATTAATAGCATGGCTCATTTAGCTGGTCAGATGGATATCCATGAGACTACAATCGCGCTCTCAAATATGCTCCGTTATACATCCAATTATCAGGAATCTCTTGTTATGCTAAATGAAGAAATGAACCATGTATTTGATTACATTTGTATATTGAAAACGATGTATCGGGATGAGGTGCAATTCACGTGTCAAATTGAAGAGGGGATTAAGGAAGCACGATGTTTGAAGGCCATCGTTCAACCGTTTGTTGAGAACAGTATTAAACATGGGTATGAGAAAACGGGTGAGCCGATGTCGGTTATGATTACAGCAGCAAAAGTGGACGCCCGTTATATTTGCATAATCATTGAGGACAATGGTTCAGGGTTTTCACCAGACAAACTGATCGAACTGCGGAATCACCTTCGGATGGATAAGCCAGTCAAGGATGTGATGGAGCTAAAACGAGTGGGGGTTTTGAACGTGCATTATCGGTTAAGAACAATCTATCATGATGACATGAGCGGTGTTTCTATTTCAAATGTTGACACTGGGGGGGCACGCATCACTGTGCGTTTTCCCTATCAAACGAAGGAGGGAATTATATTATGA
- a CDS encoding response regulator transcription factor, translated as MIRVLVVDDTPLIRESLTKLIEGFNDTTVVSGNASNGQKALDWLGEYYADLCITDIRMPVMDGLGLIEQINAKYPWMMSMVVSSYDDFDYAKHSIQLRALDYILKPINLKQMKAALSTASEQLSESRRRDAAFILLKKLPHHRSWIERWLKQIRTTHTETMPLLIVETLELLEGWVEGKYYLLNELSNAWLHMLIEELTDDKIVLQLEEGKDLKMGEKRLEISSIRSYFRLCAVRRLEEGANQLISAMKGVRDQQTVRVVDVIKNYIRVHFTEDISLQSLSELVSMNKTYMCTLFKQETGTTVWNFIVAERMIAARDLLMDSSLKVYEIANQTGYENVKHFTGLFKKHYGLSPLDYKRRMKS; from the coding sequence ATGATACGGGTTCTAGTGGTAGATGATACACCCCTTATAAGGGAGAGCTTAACCAAATTAATTGAGGGTTTCAACGATACGACTGTCGTTTCAGGTAATGCATCTAACGGTCAAAAGGCACTGGATTGGTTAGGAGAGTATTATGCTGACTTATGTATTACAGATATTCGAATGCCGGTCATGGACGGGCTGGGACTCATTGAACAAATTAATGCAAAGTATCCTTGGATGATGTCTATGGTTGTTTCTTCTTACGATGATTTTGATTACGCCAAGCACAGTATACAGCTAAGAGCACTTGATTATATTTTAAAACCAATCAATCTTAAGCAGATGAAGGCAGCCTTGTCGACAGCTTCCGAACAACTTTCAGAGAGTCGCCGTCGGGACGCAGCATTCATATTGCTGAAGAAGCTTCCCCATCATCGATCATGGATCGAACGCTGGCTGAAGCAGATTCGTACGACACATACAGAGACGATGCCATTATTGATTGTGGAAACGCTGGAATTGCTGGAAGGGTGGGTAGAAGGGAAATATTATCTGCTGAATGAGCTATCAAATGCCTGGTTACATATGCTTATCGAAGAGCTAACTGACGACAAAATTGTCCTTCAACTCGAAGAAGGCAAAGACCTCAAGATGGGAGAGAAAAGATTAGAGATAAGTTCGATCCGCAGCTATTTTCGATTGTGTGCAGTTCGTAGGCTGGAAGAAGGCGCCAATCAATTGATCAGTGCAATGAAAGGGGTTCGCGATCAACAAACGGTCCGAGTCGTTGATGTAATAAAGAATTATATTCGGGTCCATTTCACCGAAGATATTAGCCTTCAGAGCCTCTCTGAACTCGTTTCGATGAACAAGACCTACATGTGCACGTTATTCAAACAAGAAACAGGTACGACCGTATGGAATTTTATTGTGGCTGAACGCATGATTGCGGCACGCGATTTGTTAATGGACTCATCTCTAAAAGTGTACGAAATTGCCAATCAGACAGGTTATGAGAATGTGAAACACTTCACTGGCTTGTTCAAGAAGCATTATGGACTCAGTCCGCTAGATTATAAACGAAGAATGAAATCTTAA
- a CDS encoding extracellular solute-binding protein codes for MKNKKKWVSLVTAVAILTLVTSACTSKEKEGAASSVAPTPTSSEPAKIRMFMTDSSLPVPGGATMDDPTFKYAAQKTNTNLDVVFLPNGQYDQQLKTRFASGDMPDVVQGWGINGDLLVNDQLVPLDDYLNKYGPNLKKVIPQSAWDAVTRNGKIYAIPEAAKGNTKENRMLFVRKDWMDKVGIKEAPKTPEELLVLLRAFRDGDPNGNGKKDEIPYSARENFSWVENLLGMYGQTQYTVKYENNELIPGIITSNMKQGIGFIRQMVQEKLMDSEFLTNKRAIWEQKIQQDLVGMWNHDPSLSWDWQDKLNKSLPGKGADVIAIMTPRAPGVQNAGSKDLPINKTFVVTKKAKDPAAIVKFFDWLVTQEGQEFVNFGVPNVTYTKDNGKINYNKQKDTDDKTAGWRPLSLNLVGFNEELLKVQLGDDKAVAKLKAAYEVGQKESIPDLLLGSNPFKSTQPEIGELNNGTTSTMFLETASRIALGDKPLDYFDEFVKNYRAQGGNDLIKQATEWYNANKKK; via the coding sequence ATGAAGAATAAGAAAAAGTGGGTCTCGCTAGTAACAGCAGTAGCAATTTTAACTTTGGTTACATCTGCATGTACAAGTAAAGAGAAAGAGGGTGCTGCATCAAGTGTAGCACCGACGCCGACAAGTTCCGAGCCAGCCAAGATCCGGATGTTTATGACGGACAGCAGTTTACCAGTACCAGGCGGAGCAACAATGGATGATCCAACTTTTAAGTACGCAGCGCAGAAGACGAACACGAATCTAGATGTCGTTTTTCTTCCAAACGGTCAGTATGATCAGCAATTAAAAACAAGATTTGCCTCTGGCGATATGCCCGATGTTGTTCAAGGGTGGGGGATTAACGGGGATTTACTGGTCAATGACCAACTCGTCCCGCTTGATGATTATTTGAATAAGTATGGTCCCAATTTAAAAAAGGTTATTCCTCAATCCGCTTGGGATGCCGTTACACGTAATGGCAAGATTTATGCGATACCTGAGGCAGCCAAAGGAAACACCAAAGAAAACCGGATGTTATTCGTTCGTAAAGATTGGATGGACAAGGTAGGCATTAAAGAAGCGCCTAAGACGCCTGAAGAATTGCTAGTACTTCTTCGCGCTTTCCGTGATGGGGATCCCAACGGCAATGGCAAGAAAGACGAAATTCCATATTCCGCTCGTGAGAATTTCTCTTGGGTAGAAAATTTGCTAGGTATGTATGGTCAAACCCAGTATACAGTCAAATACGAGAACAATGAACTCATTCCTGGCATTATCACAAGCAACATGAAGCAAGGAATTGGATTTATTAGACAAATGGTTCAAGAGAAACTCATGGATAGTGAATTCCTGACAAACAAACGAGCTATTTGGGAGCAGAAGATTCAGCAGGATTTGGTCGGTATGTGGAATCATGACCCATCACTTTCTTGGGATTGGCAAGATAAACTAAATAAATCCTTACCAGGCAAGGGAGCAGATGTTATTGCTATCATGACACCAAGAGCACCAGGTGTACAGAATGCCGGAAGTAAAGATTTACCAATTAACAAAACGTTTGTGGTAACGAAAAAAGCAAAAGATCCAGCAGCGATTGTCAAGTTCTTTGACTGGTTAGTAACACAAGAAGGCCAAGAGTTTGTCAACTTCGGTGTCCCAAATGTGACATACACCAAAGATAACGGGAAAATAAACTATAACAAACAAAAAGATACAGACGACAAAACAGCAGGCTGGAGACCATTATCTTTAAACTTGGTTGGCTTCAATGAAGAGTTGCTAAAAGTACAGTTGGGTGATGATAAAGCAGTTGCCAAGTTGAAAGCGGCATACGAGGTAGGTCAGAAGGAGTCGATTCCAGATCTGCTGCTTGGTTCGAATCCGTTTAAGTCCACTCAGCCTGAAATCGGTGAATTGAATAACGGTACTACATCGACTATGTTTTTAGAAACAGCTTCACGCATTGCGCTTGGCGACAAGCCACTTGATTATTTCGATGAGTTTGTGAAAAATTATAGAGCTCAAGGCGGGAATGATCTTATTAAACAAGCGACAGAATGGTATAACGCAAATAAAAAGAAATAA
- a CDS encoding ABC transporter permease: MEIQADRAKVLEGMKLQGSKQKTVLKESMWRYMIKNWPLYIMLVPVFMYFIVFKYLPLVGSVIAFQDYNIFRGFLDSEWVGLQWFEQFLTRPQFFRLFKNTLIISLYQIVLAFPAPIILAVLMNEVRKSAFKRTVQTIVYLPHFLSWALVYGLAYMMLSTQTGLVNGVIERLGGEAIPFLQSAEYFRTVVIASGIWKEMGWSTIIFLAALSGISPSLYEAAKIDGANRWKQFLHVTIPGMLPAIVILLLLKIGSVMDVGFEQIYIFLNPISYEVGEVLDTYAYRIGIQNGQFSATTAIGLFKSVIGFVLLVGANKLSKKVTGEGLF; the protein is encoded by the coding sequence ATGGAAATTCAAGCGGATAGGGCAAAGGTTCTAGAAGGAATGAAACTGCAGGGAAGTAAACAAAAAACGGTATTGAAAGAGTCAATGTGGCGTTATATGATCAAAAATTGGCCGTTATATATCATGCTTGTACCTGTATTTATGTATTTCATTGTATTTAAATACCTGCCTTTAGTGGGGAGTGTTATTGCTTTTCAAGACTACAACATTTTTCGCGGGTTCCTGGACAGCGAATGGGTGGGACTGCAATGGTTTGAGCAGTTCCTTACGAGACCACAGTTTTTTAGATTATTTAAAAATACCCTGATTATTTCTCTTTATCAAATCGTACTTGCATTCCCAGCACCGATTATTCTGGCTGTTCTTATGAACGAAGTGCGAAAGTCTGCTTTTAAACGCACCGTACAAACGATTGTCTATCTGCCTCATTTTCTTTCTTGGGCATTGGTATATGGTCTAGCCTATATGATGCTATCCACGCAGACAGGATTAGTCAATGGTGTAATTGAACGGTTAGGTGGAGAGGCTATTCCATTCCTGCAATCTGCCGAATATTTCCGAACAGTTGTCATTGCATCAGGTATTTGGAAGGAAATGGGTTGGAGTACAATCATATTTCTAGCAGCCTTGAGCGGTATTTCACCATCTCTTTACGAAGCGGCTAAGATCGATGGTGCAAACCGTTGGAAGCAATTTCTGCATGTAACGATTCCAGGAATGCTGCCAGCAATCGTGATTCTTCTCTTGCTCAAAATTGGCAGCGTCATGGATGTGGGCTTCGAGCAAATCTACATTTTCCTTAATCCTATAAGCTATGAAGTGGGAGAGGTTCTGGATACGTATGCCTACCGAATTGGGATTCAAAACGGGCAATTTAGTGCAACAACCGCGATTGGACTTTTTAAATCAGTGATCGGTTTTGTATTACTTGTGGGGGCTAATAAGTTGAGTAAGAAAGTCACGGGAGAAGGATTATTTTAG
- a CDS encoding carbohydrate ABC transporter permease: MNIRLTSGERAFDILNILLLTLISVIAMVPIMHVVAGSFSSPQAIIHNRVSLWPVEPTLENFRIVVQTDYFWKACWMTVKVVAIGTVINMVLTVFGSYPLSKMHLRGRRLILLFIVFTMVFQAPLIPIYLVVKNLGLLNSMWSLIIPSAISAFNMMLCLTFFRSVPEELFDAAKVDGMGEFRIVWQIVIPLSKPILVTLLLFYAVGHWNNYMAPLLYITDKNLQTLQMYIYSLIAMGNSNDMAVAAASEAGIKLLPEALEMATIVLATTPIVILYPFLQKHFIKGATLGSVKE, from the coding sequence ATGAATATTCGTTTAACTTCAGGAGAGAGAGCTTTTGATATACTCAATATCCTCTTACTCACCTTAATTAGTGTTATTGCAATGGTTCCAATTATGCATGTGGTTGCTGGGTCATTTTCCTCTCCACAAGCTATTATTCATAATCGTGTATCACTATGGCCTGTAGAGCCAACATTGGAGAACTTTAGAATCGTTGTACAGACAGATTACTTCTGGAAGGCATGTTGGATGACAGTTAAAGTAGTAGCAATCGGCACAGTTATTAATATGGTCCTTACAGTCTTTGGGTCGTATCCCTTATCTAAAATGCATCTTAGAGGCCGAAGACTAATCCTGTTATTCATTGTTTTTACCATGGTCTTTCAAGCGCCACTTATTCCAATCTATTTGGTTGTGAAGAATCTTGGCTTACTTAATAGTATGTGGTCTTTGATTATTCCTAGTGCTATATCAGCATTTAATATGATGTTATGTCTGACTTTCTTTCGTTCGGTGCCTGAAGAATTGTTTGATGCTGCGAAAGTTGATGGTATGGGAGAGTTCCGCATCGTTTGGCAAATTGTCATTCCTTTATCTAAACCCATACTCGTAACACTACTCTTGTTTTATGCAGTAGGACATTGGAACAACTATATGGCACCTCTCTTATATATCACTGATAAGAATCTGCAAACGCTTCAAATGTATATTTATTCTCTAATTGCTATGGGAAATAGTAATGATATGGCCGTCGCCGCCGCTTCAGAAGCAGGAATTAAGTTACTGCCAGAAGCGCTTGAAATGGCTACGATCGTGCTAGCTACGACGCCAATCGTTATTCTATATCCTTTTCTACAAAAGCATTTTATTAAAGGCGCTACACTAGGTTCCGTGAAAGAGTAA